Proteins encoded by one window of Chloroflexota bacterium:
- the tsaE gene encoding tRNA (adenosine(37)-N6)-threonylcarbamoyltransferase complex ATPase subunit type 1 TsaE, translating into MPPVFSPHSFELISRSPEQTRRVGMRLGALLQPGDVVGLVGDLGAGKTTMMQGIASGWGSSDPVSSPTFVLVNMYRRPDELRFYHLDAYRLRGASDAVDLDLESMFEEGPLVIEWADRIEAVLPEERIWVELEWLDETRRQLVFSAHGEHCQKLLRRFRNQVFGVA; encoded by the coding sequence ATGCCCCCTGTCTTTTCTCCACACTCTTTTGAACTCATCAGCCGCAGCCCCGAGCAGACGCGGCGCGTAGGTATGCGTTTGGGCGCATTATTGCAGCCCGGCGACGTTGTTGGACTGGTCGGCGACTTGGGTGCCGGGAAAACCACCATGATGCAGGGCATCGCCTCCGGGTGGGGTTCATCAGACCCGGTTTCCAGCCCGACTTTTGTATTGGTAAATATGTACCGCCGCCCGGATGAGCTGCGCTTCTACCATCTTGATGCTTATCGGCTGCGCGGCGCGTCGGATGCGGTTGACCTGGATTTAGAGAGTATGTTCGAAGAAGGTCCGCTGGTGATTGAATGGGCCGACCGTATCGAAGCAGTGCTGCCTGAAGAGCGTATTTGGGTAGAGCTTGAGTGGCTGGATGAAACTCGACGGCAATTGGTCTTTTCGGCGCACGGTGAGCATTGCCAGAAATTGCTGCGCCGTTTTCGCAATCAAGTTTTTGGAGTGGCCTGA
- the gmd gene encoding GDP-mannose 4,6-dehydratase: protein MPTALVSGITGQDGSYLAEFLLKKGYRVLGMVRRSSTVTFGRIEHIQDQIEIIQGDLHDQGSLVSIMEEYRPDEVYNLAAQSFVPTSWNQPVLTGEVTALGVARMLEAIRLAHPQARFYQASSSEMFGKVREVPQKESTPFYPRSPYGVAKVYGHWITVNYRESHDLYACSGILFNHESPRRGLEFVTRKITHGVARIKLGLADELRLGNLDSRRDWGFAGDYVEAMWLMLQQDTPDDYVVCTGETHEVREFCDAAFSHVGLDYRDYVVQDPRFYRPAEVDLLVGDPAYAKNNLGWEPRVGLAELVQMMVDADLQYLGREVL from the coding sequence ATGCCAACTGCATTAGTTTCCGGAATTACCGGCCAGGATGGTTCCTATCTGGCAGAGTTTTTGCTCAAAAAAGGTTACCGTGTTTTAGGGATGGTGCGCCGCTCCAGCACAGTTACGTTTGGACGCATTGAGCATATTCAGGATCAAATTGAGATCATTCAGGGCGATTTGCACGACCAGGGTTCGCTGGTCTCGATCATGGAAGAATATCGTCCCGATGAAGTCTACAATCTAGCTGCGCAATCCTTTGTGCCGACCTCCTGGAATCAGCCCGTGCTCACCGGTGAAGTCACCGCCCTGGGTGTAGCACGCATGTTGGAGGCTATCCGTCTGGCGCACCCACAAGCGCGTTTCTATCAAGCCTCTTCCAGCGAGATGTTTGGCAAGGTGCGCGAAGTTCCTCAAAAAGAATCAACGCCCTTCTATCCGCGCAGCCCCTATGGGGTAGCCAAAGTTTATGGGCACTGGATCACCGTCAACTATCGCGAGTCGCATGACCTGTATGCCTGCTCGGGGATCCTCTTCAATCACGAAAGCCCGCGGCGCGGCCTGGAATTTGTCACCCGAAAAATTACCCACGGAGTTGCGCGTATCAAACTGGGCTTGGCCGATGAACTGCGCCTGGGTAATCTCGACTCGCGCCGCGACTGGGGCTTCGCCGGGGATTATGTCGAAGCGATGTGGCTGATGCTGCAACAAGACACTCCCGACGATTACGTAGTTTGCACTGGCGAGACGCATGAAGTGCGCGAATTCTGCGATGCCGCTTTTTCGCATGTCGGGCTGGATTACCGCGATTATGTCGTGCAAGACCCGCGCTTCTATCGCCCTGCCGAAGTGGATTTGTTGGTGGGCGATCCGGCTTACGCCAAAAATAATCTTGGCTGGGAACCGAGGGTTGGCTTGGCCGAGTTGGTGCAAATGATGGTCGATGCCGATTTGCAATATTTGGGCCGCGAGGTACTCTAA
- a CDS encoding translation initiation factor IF-3, with amino-acid sequence MSDPDYRANHRIRSREVRLIGADGENHGVVSLSEAQRLAEEAQLDLVEVAPNATPPVCRIMDLGKFIYQRKKKERDARKAQAKIEVKEIRLRPKTSEHHLQFKVRDARRWLEKGNKVKVRIQFRGREIHYPEIAMESLKEVAEELSDVSIVEYQPSREGRSMLMILAPEKSDKK; translated from the coding sequence ATAAGCGATCCAGATTATCGTGCCAATCATAGAATTCGCTCCCGCGAAGTCCGTTTGATCGGAGCAGATGGCGAGAACCATGGTGTAGTATCCCTGAGTGAGGCCCAGCGTTTGGCTGAGGAAGCGCAACTCGATTTGGTTGAGGTGGCGCCCAATGCCACACCGCCCGTGTGCCGAATTATGGACCTGGGTAAGTTCATCTATCAGCGAAAGAAAAAAGAGCGGGATGCACGCAAGGCTCAGGCAAAGATTGAAGTCAAAGAAATTCGCTTGCGCCCCAAGACAAGTGAGCATCACTTGCAATTTAAGGTTCGCGATGCTCGCCGCTGGTTAGAAAAAGGTAATAAAGTTAAGGTGCGCATACAGTTCCGAGGCCGTGAAATTCATTACCCCGAAATTGCAATGGAATCCTTGAAAGAAGTTGCTGAAGAGTTATCGGACGTGAGCATCGTTGAGTACCAACCTTCGCGTGAAGGACGCTCGATGCTTATGATTTTGGCTCCTGAGAAGAGCGACAAGAAATAA
- a CDS encoding NAD-dependent epimerase/dehydratase family protein has translation MPNNYLITGVAGFIASRVAEMLLDAGHTVVGVDNLNDAYDVRMKDYRLECLQGKKSFQFIHLDISDKQILETLTRPNIPTFDAVINLAARAGVRASVEDPWVYVDTNMTGTLNLLELCNRTGVPKFILASTSSIYGGEAPLPTPETASSDLPLQAYAASKKGAEAMAHAYHYLNGLDVSIVRYFTVYGPAGRPDMSMFRFAKWISEGIPLRVNGDGEQSRGFTYVDDIARGTIQALKPVGYEIINLGGHENITINALIAIMEEMIGREAQITYHPLHPADALANRADVSKAGQLLGWEPQVSLREGIARLIEWYNENREWAREIDTD, from the coding sequence ATGCCAAATAACTATCTCATCACCGGAGTTGCCGGTTTTATTGCCTCCCGCGTTGCCGAAATGCTGCTCGATGCCGGGCATACCGTCGTCGGTGTGGACAATTTGAACGACGCCTACGATGTGCGTATGAAGGATTATCGACTAGAGTGTCTTCAGGGCAAAAAAAGTTTTCAGTTTATTCATCTTGATATTTCCGACAAGCAAATTCTGGAAACGCTCACTCGTCCCAATATTCCAACGTTTGATGCGGTGATTAACCTGGCTGCCCGCGCCGGTGTGCGCGCTAGCGTCGAAGATCCCTGGGTGTATGTTGATACGAATATGACCGGCACGCTCAACTTGCTGGAATTGTGCAATCGCACCGGAGTGCCCAAATTTATTTTGGCATCTACATCCAGTATCTATGGCGGTGAAGCACCCCTGCCCACCCCGGAAACCGCTTCTAGCGACCTCCCCTTACAGGCCTATGCCGCCAGTAAAAAAGGCGCCGAAGCGATGGCACACGCCTACCATTACCTCAATGGGTTGGATGTCTCCATCGTGCGCTATTTCACCGTCTATGGTCCGGCAGGCCGCCCGGATATGTCTATGTTTCGTTTTGCCAAGTGGATCAGCGAGGGCATTCCTTTGCGCGTCAACGGCGATGGCGAACAATCGCGCGGTTTCACTTATGTAGATGATATCGCCCGCGGCACGATCCAGGCGCTCAAACCGGTGGGCTACGAGATTATCAACCTGGGCGGACATGAGAATATCACTATCAACGCCCTGATTGCCATTATGGAAGAAATGATTGGCCGCGAAGCGCAGATTACTTATCACCCCCTGCACCCCGCCGATGCGCTGGCGAATCGGGCAGATGTCAGCAAGGCCGGTCAATTGCTCGGTTGGGAGCCGCAGGTTTCATTGCGCGAGGGCATTGCTCGCCTGATCGAATGGTACAACGAAAATCGCGAGTGGGCGCGCGAAATCGATACTGATTGA
- a CDS encoding nucleotide sugar dehydrogenase gives MDTKNQLIEKLENKTAKIAVLGLGYVGLPFATVFAEAGFNVIGIDPDERKIEKLKQGESYIQDVPTELVAQLVKMGRLEATTDFAALTEADAVSICVPTPLRKTGDPDLSFILSVTTELAKYMHPGMVVVLESTTYPGTTREILLPQLGDDTDLVVGEDFFLAFSPERVDPGREDWTTINTPKVIGGITEACSEVSATWYRGALETVVSVTSSEVAEMAKLLENTFRMINIGLVNEMAVMCDRLGIDVWEVIDAAATKPFGFMKFTPGPGLGGHCIPIDPLYLSWKLRSLNYTARFIELASEINLGMPRYVTRKVQDALNEQRKSLNGSKILVLGVAYKPDIDDLRESPALDVIGLLEQSGAEVSFHDPYIPSIKEEEFELQSVPDLMSAVKAADCVVIITNHSDYVYAEILETAKCIVDTRNALGSAARGNPKVFRL, from the coding sequence ATGGATACCAAAAACCAACTGATTGAAAAACTTGAGAACAAAACCGCAAAAATTGCTGTATTAGGTTTGGGCTATGTTGGCCTGCCTTTTGCCACCGTGTTTGCGGAAGCCGGATTCAATGTGATTGGTATTGATCCCGATGAGCGCAAAATTGAGAAGCTCAAACAAGGCGAGAGCTATATTCAAGATGTGCCCACTGAATTGGTTGCTCAACTCGTAAAAATGGGCAGGCTTGAAGCCACCACCGATTTCGCCGCGCTCACCGAAGCCGATGCCGTCAGCATATGTGTGCCCACGCCATTGCGCAAAACCGGTGACCCTGATCTCTCGTTTATTCTCTCCGTGACTACGGAGCTTGCCAAATACATGCACCCTGGCATGGTTGTGGTACTCGAATCGACCACCTACCCTGGCACCACGCGTGAAATTCTGTTGCCACAGTTGGGAGATGATACCGATTTGGTCGTTGGGGAAGACTTCTTCCTGGCATTTTCGCCCGAACGAGTGGACCCTGGTCGAGAAGACTGGACGACCATCAACACCCCTAAGGTGATCGGTGGTATCACCGAGGCTTGTTCCGAAGTTTCGGCCACCTGGTACCGCGGCGCGCTGGAGACCGTTGTCTCCGTCACATCCTCCGAAGTTGCCGAGATGGCGAAGCTGCTCGAAAACACCTTCCGCATGATTAACATCGGCCTGGTCAACGAAATGGCCGTGATGTGTGATCGTCTTGGCATTGATGTCTGGGAAGTGATTGACGCTGCGGCGACCAAGCCCTTTGGTTTTATGAAATTCACCCCCGGGCCGGGTCTGGGCGGCCACTGCATTCCCATTGATCCACTCTATCTCTCTTGGAAGTTGCGCTCATTGAACTACACTGCCCGTTTCATCGAACTGGCCTCCGAGATCAACCTGGGGATGCCGCGTTATGTGACACGCAAGGTTCAAGATGCCCTCAACGAGCAGAGAAAATCGTTAAATGGCAGCAAAATCCTGGTTCTGGGTGTGGCCTACAAGCCCGATATTGACGATCTGCGTGAATCTCCGGCGCTGGATGTGATCGGCCTGTTAGAGCAGAGCGGCGCTGAAGTCAGTTTCCACGATCCATATATCCCGTCCATCAAAGAAGAAGAGTTTGAACTTCAAAGTGTCCCCGATTTGATGTCCGCAGTGAAAGCGGCCGATTGTGTCGTGATTATCACCAATCACAGCGACTACGTATATGCTGAGATTTTGGAAACCGCCAAATGTATTGTCGATACTCGCAACGCTCTGGGCAGTGCGGCGCGTGGTAATCCTAAAGTTTTTCGTTTGTAG
- a CDS encoding 50S ribosomal protein L35, giving the protein MARKPKKGKYKLKTHKATSKRFRVTGSGKLVRTKGGKSHLRRRKSKRTKAQFTRMQPVKGKKLAQRVRRLAPYLSKYKANPNARTGQTNK; this is encoded by the coding sequence GTGGCTAGAAAACCCAAAAAAGGGAAATACAAGCTGAAGACCCATAAAGCAACCTCAAAACGCTTCCGGGTCACTGGTTCTGGTAAACTCGTGCGCACCAAAGGTGGCAAGAGCCATTTGCGTCGGCGAAAGTCGAAACGCACCAAAGCACAATTTACCCGCATGCAGCCTGTAAAAGGCAAAAAACTTGCACAGCGCGTTCGCCGCTTGGCCCCTTATCTGAGTAAATATAAGGCTAACCCGAATGCTCGCACCGGTCAAACCAATAAATAA
- the tsaB gene encoding tRNA (adenosine(37)-N6)-threonylcarbamoyltransferase complex dimerization subunit type 1 TsaB, with translation MLLAIDTSTRMVGIALYDGASVIGEIAWVSRSYHTVELAPAVLDLLSKTKTNRQDLQAVGVALGPGSFTALRIGLAFAKGLALSLHIPVTGVPSFDVMAAAQPVVESEFAAVIEAGRKRMAVGWYQAEAGKYQPTGRLENLTIDEFVAIFDQPTRVAGELSADLRGRFPLENENARLASPAQSMRRPAVLAELAWGRLQSAAADDLAMLSPIYLHHGEPLPG, from the coding sequence ATGTTATTGGCAATCGATACTTCTACGCGCATGGTGGGAATTGCGCTTTATGATGGCGCCAGCGTAATCGGCGAAATAGCCTGGGTCAGCCGAAGTTATCACACGGTAGAACTTGCTCCCGCAGTGCTGGATTTGCTCTCGAAGACCAAAACAAACCGCCAGGATTTGCAAGCCGTAGGTGTGGCGCTGGGGCCAGGGTCTTTTACTGCCTTGCGTATTGGTCTGGCTTTTGCCAAAGGGCTGGCACTCAGCCTGCATATCCCGGTGACTGGTGTGCCTTCTTTCGACGTTATGGCTGCCGCTCAGCCAGTGGTAGAGTCGGAGTTTGCCGCTGTGATCGAAGCTGGACGCAAGCGCATGGCTGTGGGTTGGTATCAGGCCGAGGCTGGGAAGTATCAACCTACAGGCCGGCTGGAGAATTTGACCATTGATGAGTTTGTGGCGATATTTGACCAGCCCACGCGCGTGGCCGGTGAGTTAAGCGCCGATTTACGGGGGCGTTTCCCCCTCGAGAATGAGAATGCCCGGTTGGCCTCCCCCGCGCAATCTATGCGCCGACCGGCTGTATTAGCAGAACTTGCCTGGGGGCGCTTGCAATCCGCCGCAGCGGACGATCTCGCCATGCTATCCCCCATCTATCTCCATCACGGCGAACCGCTCCCCGGATGA
- a CDS encoding UvrD-helicase domain-containing protein: MDMLRELNPQQQQAVTAGTGAILVLAGPGSGKTRVLTQRIAYLIGYLGVRPYHILAVTFTNKAAREMDERIGNLLGERNRGLTLGTFHSICGRILRREAQYLPFDQNYVIFDADDQIRVVKQIVKDLNLNDKLYRPHGIHGSISRAKNELLFPDDFPVQTYRDEVVKRVYERYQKVLLASNALDFDDMLLWTAYLLDQMPAVRERYARRYEHILVDEFQDTNMVQYTLLKQLASFHQNIFVVGDADQSIYRWRGADYRNVLRFEEDYPDSQVILLEQNYRSTQTILDTAMAVIDQNPKRTPKKLFTERGDGRKITLRELYDDREMAAFLVGQIAKDVAAQKNQPGDFAVMYRTNAQSRILEEAFLAAALPYKLVGAQRFYGRREVKDVIAYLRLVYNPRDEIGLMRVINTPRRGIGDKSILTLRTYAGQQNLSPGEIVLQMGLHPDSGHSEALPNRVATSLAGFGRLFSSWHTQKDDLTPMGLMDLILGDIDYRTYLEDGTEEGKERWENVMELRRLASEYENRSLEAFLENIALVSDQDTLDDNSNVPTLLTLHAAKGLEFPVVFIVGLNDGTLPHIRSFEDPEAMHEERRLLYVGITRAEDQLYLLYALNRFNYGYMESADPSRYLEDIPLELVSGAPSRQNSNYGAIFRPERWDDTEEMESVEQQYHPGMNVNHAAWGDGMVLNSKIEDHEEIVDIFFENVGLKRVVASLAKLDIK, translated from the coding sequence ATGGATATGCTTCGTGAGCTAAACCCACAACAACAACAGGCCGTGACGGCGGGAACCGGTGCAATTTTAGTGCTGGCTGGCCCTGGTTCGGGAAAAACGCGTGTGCTTACGCAACGCATTGCTTATCTAATCGGGTATCTGGGCGTGCGCCCATACCATATTTTAGCTGTGACTTTTACGAATAAAGCCGCCCGCGAAATGGACGAACGCATCGGTAATTTGCTGGGCGAGCGCAATCGCGGGCTAACTCTGGGAACCTTTCACTCCATCTGTGGGCGAATTTTACGGCGTGAGGCGCAGTACCTGCCCTTTGACCAGAATTATGTCATTTTCGATGCTGACGATCAGATCCGCGTTGTCAAACAAATCGTAAAAGACCTGAACCTGAACGACAAACTTTATCGTCCGCACGGTATTCACGGCTCGATTTCGCGCGCGAAAAACGAATTGCTTTTCCCCGATGATTTTCCCGTGCAGACGTATCGTGATGAAGTTGTTAAACGAGTTTACGAGCGTTACCAAAAGGTATTGCTTGCTAGCAACGCCCTTGATTTTGACGATATGCTCCTGTGGACAGCATACCTGCTCGACCAGATGCCCGCGGTGCGCGAGCGTTACGCCCGCCGTTATGAGCATATTTTGGTGGATGAGTTTCAAGATACGAATATGGTGCAATATACCCTATTGAAACAGCTGGCCTCCTTTCATCAGAATATTTTTGTCGTTGGCGATGCTGACCAATCCATATATCGCTGGCGCGGCGCCGATTATCGCAACGTGCTGCGCTTTGAAGAAGATTACCCCGACTCGCAAGTCATTTTGCTGGAGCAAAATTACCGCTCGACACAGACCATCCTCGACACAGCGATGGCGGTGATTGACCAGAATCCAAAACGCACGCCGAAGAAATTATTTACCGAGCGTGGCGACGGGCGCAAGATCACCCTGCGCGAACTTTATGATGACCGCGAGATGGCTGCATTTCTTGTAGGGCAAATTGCCAAAGATGTTGCCGCCCAGAAAAATCAGCCCGGCGATTTCGCGGTGATGTACCGTACCAACGCTCAATCGCGTATTCTTGAAGAAGCCTTTCTAGCGGCTGCCCTTCCTTATAAATTGGTCGGCGCGCAGCGTTTCTACGGACGCCGCGAAGTTAAGGATGTGATTGCTTACCTGCGCCTGGTTTACAACCCGCGCGATGAGATCGGCCTGATGCGCGTTATCAATACGCCGCGCCGCGGTATTGGGGATAAAAGCATCCTTACACTGCGCACCTACGCTGGGCAGCAGAATCTCTCGCCGGGGGAAATTGTCTTGCAGATGGGGTTGCATCCTGACTCCGGGCATAGTGAGGCGCTCCCCAACCGGGTGGCAACTTCCCTGGCCGGGTTTGGCAGACTCTTTTCGAGTTGGCACACGCAAAAGGATGATTTAACCCCGATGGGGTTGATGGACCTGATCCTCGGCGATATTGACTATCGCACCTACCTCGAAGATGGCACCGAAGAAGGCAAAGAACGCTGGGAAAATGTGATGGAATTGCGCCGTCTGGCCTCGGAGTACGAGAATCGCAGCCTGGAAGCGTTTCTTGAAAATATTGCCCTGGTGTCCGATCAGGATACCCTTGATGACAATAGCAATGTGCCCACTTTATTGACTCTGCACGCCGCCAAAGGGCTGGAATTTCCGGTGGTTTTCATCGTTGGTCTGAATGATGGCACGTTGCCGCACATCCGCTCTTTTGAAGACCCCGAAGCGATGCATGAGGAACGCCGTTTGTTGTATGTGGGTATCACTCGCGCCGAAGACCAATTGTATTTGCTCTACGCCCTCAACCGTTTTAACTACGGCTATATGGAATCAGCCGACCCTTCCCGTTATCTGGAAGATATTCCTCTGGAGCTGGTCAGCGGCGCCCCCTCCCGTCAGAACTCAAACTATGGCGCGATATTTCGACCGGAGCGATGGGACGATACCGAAGAGATGGAAAGCGTTGAGCAACAATATCATCCAGGCATGAACGTGAATCATGCCGCCTGGGGTGATGGCATGGTGCTCAACAGCAAGATCGAAGATCATGAAGAAATTGTAGATATTTTCTTCGAGAATGTTGGTCTGAAACGCGTGGTCGCGTCGCTGGCAAAGTTGGACATTAAATAA
- a CDS encoding glycosyltransferase, translating into MKIVLIAPTYLPSRRANTIQTMKMAQAFTALGHTVQVVVPQNRADHQPASWDDLAQHYGLQQRFAVDWLPVNPRFRSYDYGFKAVQYARRQKADLIFTRLPQAAAIASSLGMDTIFEIHDLPRGTLAPWLLRRFLSGNGARRLVVITESLREAITQAIVTLPEAPFTLIAPDGVDLARYADLLDPPDARAQLSLPQRFTVGYTGHLYAGRGGEMLLKLAKQLPEINFLLVGGIQDDVTRLRDAAAELGNLTLTGFVPNAELPLYQAACDALLMPYQRRVAASSGGDIARYLSPMKLFEYLACGRVILSSDLPVLREILNENNALLLPPDDVNVWAEALRALAADPALRDKLATQSRRDAQQYDWNIRAALILANL; encoded by the coding sequence ATGAAAATCGTACTCATCGCCCCCACCTATTTACCATCTCGTCGCGCCAATACCATTCAGACGATGAAAATGGCGCAAGCATTCACCGCCTTAGGGCATACCGTGCAGGTGGTTGTGCCGCAGAACCGTGCCGACCATCAACCTGCATCATGGGATGATCTGGCGCAGCACTACGGTTTGCAGCAGCGTTTCGCCGTGGATTGGTTGCCCGTCAATCCACGCTTTCGCAGCTATGATTACGGCTTCAAGGCTGTGCAGTACGCCCGACGTCAGAAAGCTGATTTAATTTTCACGCGTTTGCCACAGGCCGCGGCTATCGCCAGTTCATTGGGGATGGATACCATCTTCGAGATTCACGATCTACCGCGTGGGACGCTTGCCCCGTGGCTTTTGCGCCGGTTCCTGAGCGGAAATGGCGCGCGCCGCCTGGTGGTGATCACTGAATCCCTGAGAGAAGCCATAACCCAGGCAATCGTAACGCTGCCCGAGGCTCCCTTCACGCTCATCGCTCCCGATGGCGTAGACCTGGCTCGTTACGCCGATCTGCTCGACCCCCCCGATGCTCGCGCTCAACTCTCACTTCCACAGCGCTTTACAGTGGGTTATACCGGGCATCTCTACGCCGGACGCGGCGGAGAGATGCTCCTCAAGCTGGCTAAACAACTGCCTGAGATTAATTTCCTGTTGGTTGGCGGCATTCAAGATGACGTGACTCGTCTGCGTGATGCTGCCGCTGAACTTGGCAATCTCACCCTGACCGGTTTCGTCCCCAACGCAGAATTGCCGCTTTATCAGGCGGCTTGTGATGCCCTGCTGATGCCCTATCAACGGCGTGTGGCGGCCTCTTCTGGCGGCGATATTGCTCGTTACCTTAGCCCGATGAAACTTTTCGAATATCTGGCCTGTGGACGCGTCATCCTTTCCAGCGATTTGCCAGTATTACGTGAAATTCTCAACGAGAACAACGCCCTGCTGCTCCCCCCGGATGATGTGAATGTCTGGGCTGAAGCCCTGCGCGCACTTGCTGCCGATCCTGCTCTCAGGGATAAATTGGCTACACAATCTCGCCGCGATGCCCAACAATATGACTGGAACATCCGCGCCGCCCTCATTCTGGCAAACCTTTAA
- a CDS encoding oligosaccharide flippase family protein: MPTKISNITSRLLENELLSRIIKNAGYLLSATGLSAGMSVFQSIFAARLLGPANFGILGAITQFTSVANRFASFRMNELVVRYVGKYQEDGDLPRAAAVFKMATLLEISGSLIALALIWGLAPLGAQYFAQDANLARWFQLYGLIIFANFIFETASGLLQIFDRFRIIAAATVAQSAITLVLILGIFIAKGDLAAVIIAYMIGKIAYSLSISTAALFEASRNWGSAWWRTPLGILKSERRSLLTFAFSTNLSSTVSLIAKDSEVLWVSAFLGPTQAGFYKTALAITNLLQLPVSPLPKATYPELAREIARRNWENVRYVLRQGSRLAAIYSIPVTLGLIVFGKWILEISYGAQYLPAYPALVVLALGFTFVNIFYWNRVALLSLSRPVFPTVINTIGMILKVTTIFWLAERFGALAFAGLLIAYYVFTNGAAVLRVFADLRTRPQRAA; this comes from the coding sequence ATGCCCACCAAAATCTCCAACATCACCTCCCGTTTGCTCGAAAACGAACTTCTCAGCCGGATTATTAAAAATGCCGGCTATTTGCTCAGTGCTACCGGACTTTCTGCCGGAATGAGCGTTTTTCAGAGCATCTTTGCCGCCCGCTTGCTGGGTCCGGCGAATTTCGGTATTCTGGGGGCTATCACGCAATTTACCAGTGTAGCCAACCGCTTTGCGTCCTTCCGTATGAACGAGTTGGTTGTGCGCTATGTGGGGAAGTATCAGGAAGATGGCGACCTCCCTCGGGCGGCGGCAGTCTTCAAAATGGCAACCCTCCTCGAGATCAGCGGTTCGCTGATTGCGCTGGCGCTCATCTGGGGGTTGGCACCCCTCGGGGCGCAGTATTTCGCCCAGGATGCCAATCTGGCGCGCTGGTTTCAACTCTATGGCCTAATCATCTTTGCCAATTTTATCTTCGAGACCGCCAGCGGGTTACTGCAAATCTTCGATCGTTTTCGTATCATTGCCGCCGCTACCGTTGCCCAAAGCGCTATAACGCTGGTTTTGATTCTTGGCATCTTCATTGCCAAAGGTGATCTTGCTGCGGTAATTATTGCCTATATGATCGGTAAGATCGCTTACTCGCTTTCTATCAGTACCGCCGCGTTGTTTGAAGCTAGCCGTAATTGGGGTTCGGCGTGGTGGCGCACGCCATTGGGTATACTTAAATCCGAGCGGCGTAGTTTACTGACCTTTGCCTTCAGCACCAATCTGAGCAGCACCGTCAGTCTGATCGCCAAAGATAGCGAAGTGCTGTGGGTTTCGGCCTTTTTAGGCCCGACGCAGGCAGGATTTTATAAAACTGCTCTGGCAATCACCAATCTGCTCCAACTCCCCGTCAGTCCGTTACCCAAAGCCACTTACCCGGAACTGGCGCGTGAGATTGCCCGTCGCAATTGGGAAAATGTGCGCTACGTACTGCGCCAGGGATCGCGTCTGGCTGCGATTTACTCGATCCCGGTGACACTGGGTTTGATCGTTTTTGGTAAGTGGATTCTTGAAATTAGCTACGGCGCGCAATACCTGCCCGCCTATCCGGCGCTGGTGGTGCTGGCATTGGGCTTCACATTTGTTAATATTTTCTATTGGAACCGTGTCGCGCTGCTTTCGTTGTCTCGCCCGGTTTTTCCCACGGTGATTAATACTATTGGCATGATCTTAAAAGTGACCACCATTTTCTGGCTGGCTGAACGCTTTGGCGCCCTGGCCTTCGCCGGTTTGCTGATTGCCTACTATGTGTTCACCAACGGGGCGGCGGTGCTGCGCGTCTTCGCCGATTTGCGCACGCGCCCTCAAAGGGCGGCATGA
- the rplT gene encoding 50S ribosomal protein L20, whose translation MARVKTGYTRRRRHKKVIKQTKGQFGTRSRLFRRANEARLKSLWYSYRDRRNRKRDLRRLWIARINAASRLNGLSYSRLIHGMKKANITINRKMLADLAVRDPQAFAAVIEQVKAAL comes from the coding sequence ATGGCTCGTGTAAAAACTGGATATACCCGTCGAAGACGACATAAAAAAGTCATCAAACAGACCAAAGGCCAATTTGGGACTCGCAGCCGCCTTTTCCGGCGCGCTAATGAAGCCCGGCTAAAAAGCCTTTGGTATTCTTACCGCGACCGCCGCAATCGCAAACGCGATCTACGCCGTCTGTGGATTGCGCGTATTAACGCCGCTTCGCGCCTGAATGGCCTTTCGTACAGCCGTCTGATCCACGGTATGAAAAAAGCCAATATCACCATCAACCGTAAAATGTTGGCCGACCTCGCTGTGCGCGACCCCCAGGCTTTTGCCGCGGTTATCGAGCAGGTCAAAGCCGCACTATAG